From Hymenobacter sedentarius, a single genomic window includes:
- the dprA gene encoding DNA-processing protein DprA: MNDESLFHELALTLLPGIGPQLTRQLMSYGGAAKTVLTMPPGKLRRIPGVGDAIIKIITGPERESALRKAEAGIKKAEKESVEILFYTSKRFPSRLKLIPDAPAILYYQGTADLNAPKTVALVGTRKATEYGREQTERIVQGLLPHRPLVVSGLAYGIDIMAHRAALQEGLETVGVMATGLDIIYPATHRKTAEKMREQGGLLTEFAFGTQPDRYNFPARNRIIAGLSDGTVVVEAAIKGGALITAELALSYDRDVLAVPGNLGSVASEGCNALIKNNKAALYSEPLDLEQLLNWDAALHQSGKFKPAPSYSADDFSAEEFALITVLAAATGREEQMDELAWKAQLPIHSVASLLLGLEFRGVVRALPGKKFLLQ; this comes from the coding sequence ATGAACGACGAATCCCTTTTCCACGAACTCGCCCTCACCCTGCTGCCCGGCATCGGCCCGCAGCTTACGCGCCAGCTCATGAGCTACGGCGGGGCGGCTAAAACCGTGCTCACGATGCCGCCCGGCAAACTGCGCCGCATTCCCGGCGTGGGCGATGCTATTATTAAAATCATCACCGGCCCCGAGCGCGAATCCGCCCTGCGCAAAGCCGAGGCCGGTATTAAGAAAGCGGAAAAGGAAAGCGTCGAAATCCTCTTCTACACCAGCAAGCGCTTTCCTAGCCGGCTCAAGCTGATACCCGACGCGCCGGCCATCCTGTATTACCAAGGCACGGCCGACCTCAACGCACCTAAGACCGTGGCGCTGGTGGGCACCCGCAAAGCCACCGAATACGGCCGCGAGCAAACCGAGCGCATCGTCCAGGGCCTGCTGCCGCATCGGCCGCTCGTGGTGAGTGGCCTGGCCTACGGCATCGACATCATGGCCCACCGCGCGGCCCTGCAGGAAGGCCTGGAGACCGTGGGCGTGATGGCTACGGGCCTCGACATCATCTACCCGGCCACGCACCGCAAAACCGCCGAGAAAATGCGCGAGCAAGGCGGCCTCCTCACCGAATTCGCGTTTGGCACCCAGCCCGACCGCTACAACTTCCCGGCCCGCAATCGCATTATCGCCGGCCTTTCCGATGGCACGGTAGTCGTGGAAGCCGCCATTAAAGGCGGGGCGCTGATAACCGCTGAGCTGGCCCTGAGCTACGACCGCGACGTGCTGGCCGTGCCCGGCAACTTGGGCTCGGTGGCGTCGGAAGGCTGCAACGCGCTTATCAAAAACAATAAAGCGGCTCTCTATTCTGAGCCGCTAGACCTGGAGCAGCTACTCAACTGGGACGCGGCCCTACACCAGTCCGGCAAGTTTAAGCCGGCGCCCTCCTATTCGGCCGATGATTTTTCGGCTGAGGAATTCGCCCTGATAACGGTGCTGGCCGCCGCCACCGGCCGCGAGGAACAAATGGACGAGCTGGCCTGGAAGGCCCAACTGCCCATCCACAGCGTGGCCTCGCTCCTGCTGGGGCTTGAGTTTCGGGGCGTGGTGCGGGCGCTGCCAGGCAAGAAGTTCCTGCTCCAATAA
- a CDS encoding MerR family transcriptional regulator: MPYKERSIEKQYFTIGEVAAQFKVAESLVRFWETEFDELRPRRSKKGNRLYTPQDIEVFRTIYHLVKERGYTIPGARDMLKQKGPQLKEKIDVVQSLEKVRSFLLLLRKEVEAAGKAEPEA, from the coding sequence ATGCCCTACAAAGAGCGCAGCATCGAAAAACAATATTTCACCATCGGCGAAGTGGCCGCCCAGTTCAAGGTGGCCGAGTCGCTGGTGCGCTTCTGGGAAACCGAATTCGACGAGCTGCGTCCCCGCCGCAGCAAGAAAGGAAACCGCCTCTACACGCCGCAAGATATCGAGGTCTTCCGCACCATTTACCACCTGGTGAAGGAGCGCGGCTACACCATTCCCGGGGCGCGCGACATGCTCAAGCAAAAGGGCCCGCAGCTCAAGGAAAAGATTGACGTGGTGCAGTCGCTGGAAAAAGTCCGCTCCTTTCTGCTGTTGCTACGCAAAGAAGTGGAAGCGGCAGGCAAGGCGGAGCCCGAGGCGTAA
- a CDS encoding glycoside hydrolase family 53 protein yields the protein MSLQFPLFRCSPWLNLLVLLSLSSAAAPAPPRKAPLGKVLGADISFLPQLEARGMKFSDKGVQKDAIQILKDHHFNYIRLRIFNNPAADSGYAPGKGFCDLAHTLAMAKRVKQARMKLLLDFHYSDTWADPQKQFKPEAWKNLSGAALEKAVHDYTADVLKALAAQGTPPDMVQIGNEISHGMLWPDGNVQLADSLTRFDTLAKLAEAGASAVRETTPKALVMMHIALGGQNRHSTLWLDRMQASKVQFDVIGQSYYPKWHGTIADLKANLTDLAQRYPQDIVLVEYSERKRDVNDIAFNLPGGKGKGSFIWEPLNTWESIFDKQGQANDLLLIYDEISRKYRVK from the coding sequence GTGTCATTACAATTTCCCCTATTCCGCTGCTCACCTTGGCTCAACCTGCTCGTACTGCTGAGCCTGAGCAGCGCGGCAGCTCCCGCACCACCGCGCAAGGCCCCGTTGGGCAAAGTCCTCGGCGCTGATATTTCCTTTTTGCCGCAGCTCGAAGCCCGAGGTATGAAGTTCTCGGACAAAGGCGTGCAAAAGGACGCCATCCAAATTCTGAAAGACCACCATTTCAACTACATCCGACTCCGGATTTTCAACAACCCGGCGGCCGACAGCGGCTATGCTCCCGGCAAGGGCTTTTGCGATTTGGCCCACACCTTGGCCATGGCCAAGCGCGTGAAGCAAGCCAGGATGAAGCTGCTGCTCGACTTCCACTACAGCGACACCTGGGCCGACCCGCAAAAGCAGTTCAAGCCCGAAGCCTGGAAAAACCTGAGCGGCGCGGCCTTGGAGAAAGCGGTGCACGACTATACCGCCGACGTGTTGAAGGCCCTGGCGGCTCAAGGCACCCCGCCCGACATGGTGCAGATAGGCAACGAAATCAGCCACGGCATGCTGTGGCCCGATGGCAACGTGCAGCTGGCCGACAGCCTCACCCGCTTCGACACCCTTGCCAAACTAGCCGAAGCCGGCGCCAGCGCCGTGCGCGAAACCACGCCCAAAGCCCTCGTAATGATGCACATCGCGCTGGGCGGCCAAAACCGGCACTCCACGCTGTGGCTCGACCGCATGCAGGCCAGCAAGGTGCAGTTCGACGTCATTGGCCAATCTTATTACCCAAAGTGGCACGGCACCATTGCCGACCTGAAAGCCAACCTCACCGACTTGGCTCAGCGTTACCCGCAGGATATTGTGCTGGTGGAATACTCCGAGCGCAAGCGCGATGTCAACGACATTGCTTTCAACCTGCCGGGCGGGAAGGGCAAAGGCAGTTTTATCTGGGAGCCGCTCAACACCTGGGAATCTATTTTCGACAAACAGGGCCAGGCCAACGACCTGTTGTTAATTTACGACGAAATCAGCCGCAAATACCGGGTTAAGTAA
- the alaS gene encoding alanine--tRNA ligase — translation MSLPTASHVRQQFLDFFASKGHHIVPSAPIVVKDDPTLLFINSGMAPFKDYFLGNKPAPYKRIADTQKCLRVSGKHNDLEEVGYDTYHHTMFEMLGNWSFGDYFKKDAIAWAWELLTEVYKLDKDRLYVTYFEGDQGDKLAADTETQGLWRQYTTDDRILPGNKKDNFWEMGDTGPCGPCTEIHIDLRSDEERAAKSGRELVNADHPQVVEVWNNVFMEFQRLADKSLVKLPAQHVDTGMGFERLMMAVSGVKSNYDTDVFQPLIQFIAKEVGLEYHGTAPAKVTDQPTTENEKTDIAIRVIADHIRTIAFTIADGQLPSNVKAGYVIRRILRRAVRYAFSSLNQKQPFLFKLVPVLADQMRNIFPELKAQTAFVQRVIEEEEIAFLKTLETGLRRLDALEETARANGNLIDGKTAFELSDTFGFPLDLTALIAREKGLTVDEEGFQKELAQQKNRSRNAQETEQSDWTIVSDSDEQPAFVGYDLDEAPARILRYRKTTAKGKTEYQVVLDQTAFYAESGGQVGDTGYLDSPLSKVRVIDTKRENDLIVHTLLELPEDLTADFLAMPDVARRNQIRQNHSATHLLQAALREVLGSHVQQKGSLVNEKLLRFDFSHFTKVTDDQMREIEHMVNERIRQQIPLDERRNVPIAEAKNLGAMALFGEKYGEFVRVITFDKDYSVELCGGLHVPNTGSIGYFKITAESAVGAGVRRIEAVTGLGAEAYVDHQLDLLAQVREALGNPQHLLTTLEKQSEEMAGLRKQIEQFTLQQLAAQRRTLLTQVRQLPNGLHFIAAQVHAASADSIKTLAFEVRQAAPAPLVLVLGAAVDGKPQLAVMLDDETAKSGKLNATALVRELAKEIQGGGGGQPFFATAGGKNVAGLAAAIAKAEGLVEQLVS, via the coding sequence ATGTCGCTCCCAACCGCTTCGCACGTCCGCCAGCAATTCCTCGATTTCTTCGCTTCCAAAGGCCACCACATCGTGCCCTCGGCGCCGATTGTGGTGAAGGACGACCCCACGCTGCTGTTCATCAACAGCGGCATGGCTCCATTCAAAGACTATTTCCTGGGCAACAAGCCGGCGCCCTACAAGCGCATTGCCGATACCCAAAAGTGCCTGCGCGTGAGCGGCAAGCACAACGACTTGGAAGAAGTAGGCTACGACACCTACCACCACACCATGTTCGAGATGCTCGGCAACTGGTCGTTTGGCGATTATTTTAAGAAGGACGCCATTGCCTGGGCCTGGGAGTTGCTCACCGAAGTGTATAAGCTCGACAAGGACCGCCTCTACGTCACCTATTTCGAGGGCGACCAGGGCGACAAGCTGGCGGCCGACACCGAGACCCAGGGCCTCTGGCGCCAGTACACCACCGACGACCGCATTCTGCCAGGCAATAAGAAGGACAACTTCTGGGAAATGGGCGACACCGGCCCCTGCGGCCCCTGCACCGAAATCCACATCGACCTGCGCTCCGACGAGGAGCGGGCCGCCAAATCCGGCCGCGAGCTGGTGAATGCCGACCACCCCCAGGTGGTGGAAGTCTGGAACAACGTATTTATGGAGTTTCAGCGCCTGGCCGACAAAAGCCTGGTGAAGCTGCCGGCCCAACACGTGGACACCGGCATGGGCTTCGAGCGCCTGATGATGGCCGTGTCGGGCGTGAAGTCGAACTACGACACCGACGTGTTTCAGCCCCTCATTCAGTTCATCGCCAAAGAAGTTGGGCTGGAATACCACGGCACCGCGCCTGCCAAGGTGACCGACCAGCCGACCACCGAAAACGAGAAAACCGACATCGCCATCCGGGTCATTGCCGACCACATCCGGACCATCGCCTTCACCATTGCCGACGGCCAGCTGCCCAGCAACGTGAAGGCCGGCTACGTTATCCGCCGCATTTTGCGCCGGGCCGTGCGGTACGCGTTTTCGTCGCTCAACCAGAAGCAGCCCTTCCTCTTCAAGCTGGTGCCCGTGCTGGCCGACCAGATGCGCAACATCTTCCCCGAGCTGAAAGCCCAGACAGCTTTTGTGCAGCGCGTGATTGAGGAAGAGGAAATTGCCTTCCTCAAAACGCTGGAAACTGGCCTGCGCCGTCTCGACGCCCTCGAAGAAACCGCCCGCGCCAACGGCAACCTCATCGACGGCAAAACCGCTTTTGAGCTGTCCGATACCTTCGGCTTTCCGCTGGACCTCACGGCCCTCATTGCCCGCGAAAAAGGCCTGACTGTGGATGAAGAAGGCTTCCAGAAGGAGCTGGCCCAACAGAAGAACCGCAGCCGCAACGCCCAGGAAACCGAGCAGTCGGACTGGACCATCGTCTCCGATTCCGACGAGCAGCCCGCTTTCGTGGGCTACGACCTCGACGAGGCCCCGGCGCGCATTCTGCGCTACCGCAAAACCACCGCCAAGGGCAAAACCGAATACCAAGTAGTGCTCGACCAAACCGCTTTCTATGCTGAAAGCGGCGGCCAGGTAGGCGACACCGGCTACCTGGATTCGCCCCTGTCGAAAGTGCGGGTGATTGACACCAAGCGCGAAAACGACCTCATCGTGCACACCCTGCTGGAGCTGCCCGAGGACCTGACTGCCGACTTCCTGGCCATGCCCGACGTGGCCCGGCGCAACCAGATTCGCCAAAACCACTCGGCCACGCACTTGCTGCAAGCCGCCCTGCGTGAAGTGCTGGGCAGCCACGTGCAGCAGAAAGGCTCGCTGGTGAACGAGAAACTGCTGCGTTTCGACTTCTCGCACTTCACCAAGGTGACCGACGACCAAATGCGCGAAATCGAGCACATGGTCAACGAGCGGATTCGCCAGCAAATCCCGCTCGACGAGCGCCGCAACGTGCCCATCGCCGAGGCCAAAAACTTGGGCGCCATGGCCCTGTTTGGCGAGAAGTACGGCGAGTTTGTGCGCGTCATCACCTTCGATAAGGACTACTCGGTGGAGCTGTGCGGCGGCCTGCACGTGCCCAATACCGGCAGCATCGGCTACTTCAAAATCACGGCGGAAAGCGCCGTGGGCGCCGGCGTGCGCCGCATCGAAGCCGTAACCGGCCTTGGGGCCGAGGCCTACGTAGACCACCAGCTCGACCTGCTGGCTCAAGTGCGCGAGGCGCTGGGCAACCCTCAGCACCTGCTCACTACGCTCGAAAAGCAAAGCGAGGAAATGGCTGGGCTGCGTAAGCAAATCGAGCAGTTTACCTTGCAACAACTCGCCGCTCAGCGCCGAACGTTGCTCACCCAGGTGCGCCAGCTGCCCAACGGCTTGCATTTTATTGCCGCTCAGGTGCATGCTGCCTCCGCCGACTCCATCAAAACGTTGGCCTTCGAGGTGCGCCAAGCAGCCCCCGCGCCCCTGGTGCTGGTGCTGGGCGCGGCCGTAGACGGCAAGCCCCAGCTGGCTGTGATGCTGGACGATGAAACGGCGAAAAGCGGCAAGCTCAACGCCACCGCGCTGGTGCGCGAGCTAGCCAAGGAAATTCAGGGCGGCGGCGGCGGGCAGCCGTTTTTCGCCACGGCCGGCGGCAAAAACGTGGCTGGGCTGGCTGCAGCCATTGCCAAGGCTGAAGGATTGGTTGAGCAGCTTGTGAGCTAG
- a CDS encoding energy transducer TonB: MRKERARMMQRMQVQRVPLNLKREVLVELLLGEDGRVASAKVVRSSAHFLNNAALRSVEKLKRQFMPARLDGEVVVCRYLVPVSYTMAMPYQPTRIRRLRTLRTTDAKMLEERGLGREPRHLIRRAHRYPLPLGANST; this comes from the coding sequence ATGCGCAAAGAGCGCGCGCGGATGATGCAGCGGATGCAGGTGCAGCGGGTGCCATTGAATTTAAAGCGCGAGGTCCTGGTCGAGCTATTGTTGGGGGAGGACGGCCGGGTTGCCAGTGCCAAAGTGGTGCGTTCCAGCGCGCATTTTCTGAATAATGCCGCGCTCCGGTCGGTGGAAAAGCTAAAGCGGCAATTTATGCCGGCCCGGCTCGACGGCGAGGTAGTGGTGTGCCGCTACTTGGTGCCGGTGTCCTACACCATGGCAATGCCGTACCAGCCCACACGTATTCGCCGCCTCCGAACCTTACGTACTACCGACGCTAAAATGCTTGAGGAGCGGGGGTTGGGCCGGGAGCCACGCCATCTAATTCGGCGCGCACACCGCTACCCGTTACCTTTAGGGGCAAATAGCACTTAG
- the gatB gene encoding Asp-tRNA(Asn)/Glu-tRNA(Gln) amidotransferase subunit GatB, producing the protein MDEAILAKYQPVIGLEVHAQLLTHSKMYSSDENEYGVAPNTNLSVITLGHPGTLPKVNRTAVEFAMKMGLATNCQIRRDNLFARKNYFYPDLPKGYQITQDKTPICHDGHVDVRLADGTVKKIGVTRIHMEEDAGKSMHLAGETETLVDLNRAGVPLIEIVSEPDIRTGEEAYNYLLEIKKLVEYLGICDGNMEEGSLRCDANISVMRVGADKFGTKVEVKNMNSFRNVQRAIAYEVERQIALIEAGEEIDSETRGFDAASGTTSGQRSKETLNDYRYFPEPDLPPLVISDEWLHRVAAELPALPQQLYTRFTGELGLNDYDASVLVDQKEVALFFDELSRLTPNAKAAANWVMGPVKSYLNERALTMADFPLDPAQLAGIIELIDAGKLNYSVASKQLFPHLLEHPTANATGAAESLGLLTQADNGELATLVQQVLAANPAKVDEYRAGKKSLTGMFMGELMKLTGGKADPKLANQLLRTALDG; encoded by the coding sequence ATGGACGAAGCCATTCTTGCCAAATACCAGCCGGTCATCGGCCTCGAAGTACACGCTCAGCTCCTCACGCACAGCAAAATGTACTCGTCTGACGAAAACGAGTACGGCGTGGCGCCCAACACCAACCTCTCGGTGATTACCCTCGGCCACCCCGGCACCTTGCCCAAGGTGAACCGCACGGCCGTGGAGTTTGCCATGAAAATGGGCCTGGCCACCAACTGCCAGATTCGCCGCGACAACCTGTTTGCGCGCAAAAACTACTTTTACCCCGACCTGCCCAAGGGCTACCAGATTACGCAGGACAAGACGCCCATCTGCCATGACGGCCACGTGGACGTGCGCCTGGCCGACGGCACGGTGAAGAAAATCGGCGTCACCCGCATTCATATGGAAGAAGACGCGGGCAAAAGCATGCACCTGGCCGGCGAAACCGAAACCCTCGTGGACCTGAACCGCGCCGGCGTGCCCCTGATTGAGATTGTGAGCGAGCCGGACATCCGCACCGGCGAGGAAGCCTACAACTACCTGCTCGAAATCAAGAAGCTGGTGGAGTACCTGGGCATCTGCGACGGCAACATGGAAGAAGGCTCGCTGCGCTGCGACGCCAACATTTCGGTGATGCGCGTGGGGGCCGACAAGTTCGGTACCAAGGTGGAGGTGAAGAACATGAACTCCTTCCGCAACGTGCAGCGCGCCATTGCCTACGAAGTGGAGCGGCAGATTGCCCTGATTGAAGCCGGCGAAGAAATCGACAGCGAAACTCGCGGCTTCGACGCCGCCAGCGGCACCACCAGCGGCCAGCGCAGCAAAGAAACCCTCAACGACTACCGCTACTTTCCCGAGCCGGACTTGCCACCGCTGGTGATTTCCGATGAGTGGCTGCACCGCGTGGCCGCCGAGCTGCCGGCCCTGCCGCAGCAGCTCTACACGCGCTTTACGGGCGAGCTGGGCCTGAACGACTACGACGCCTCGGTGCTGGTCGACCAGAAGGAAGTGGCCTTGTTTTTTGATGAGCTTTCGCGCCTCACGCCCAACGCCAAGGCCGCGGCCAACTGGGTGATGGGCCCGGTGAAATCCTACCTCAACGAGCGCGCCCTCACCATGGCCGACTTCCCGCTCGACCCTGCTCAACTCGCGGGCATTATTGAGCTGATTGACGCCGGCAAGCTCAACTACTCAGTCGCATCCAAGCAGCTCTTCCCGCATTTGCTCGAACACCCAACGGCCAACGCGACCGGTGCGGCCGAAAGCCTGGGCTTGCTCACGCAGGCCGACAACGGCGAGCTGGCCACGCTGGTGCAGCAAGTGCTGGCCGCCAACCCGGCCAAAGTGGACGAGTACCGGGCGGGCAAAAAGTCGCTCACTGGCATGTTTATGGGCGAGCTGATGAAGCTGACCGGTGGCAAGGCCGACCCCAAACTGGCCAACCAGCTGCTGCGCACGGCGCTCGATGGATAA
- a CDS encoding TlpA disulfide reductase family protein: MMKSVFVAATVLGLANGCQNAVASDGYEVSGQLKNAPAGTVIHLSELVANQFVEKGQAKTDASGKYTFKGTSATPSVFQLKVDDANQVLLMLDNKSHVQLNGDAKSLAATYTVKGSKDSEVLQQLIQVMQGTKSELEGLGQRYNAAGQAGKADEMKAIEKQYYVIQGSNNAKIKSVIRHNATAVVGGFAVGAFLNPDEEFQFADSIATIQRKVNPNSPFTKDLTARLEPMRATASGALAPEINLPKPDGGTLALSSLRGKYVLLDFWASWCGPCRQENPNVVKAYNQFKDKGFTIYSVSLDQDKGKWQKAIESDGLTWNHVSDLAGWNSVGGAAYGVKSIPQSFLIDPQGKIIAKNLRGEALAAKLAEVLNKPIVK, from the coding sequence ATGATGAAATCTGTTTTCGTGGCCGCCACCGTGCTCGGCTTGGCCAATGGCTGTCAAAACGCGGTGGCCTCCGATGGCTATGAGGTAAGCGGCCAGCTCAAGAATGCGCCGGCTGGTACGGTCATCCATCTATCCGAGCTGGTAGCCAACCAGTTTGTGGAGAAAGGCCAGGCCAAAACGGATGCCTCGGGTAAATACACTTTCAAGGGTACCAGCGCCACGCCCAGCGTGTTCCAGCTCAAGGTAGACGACGCCAACCAGGTGCTGCTCATGCTCGATAACAAGTCGCATGTGCAGCTCAACGGCGATGCCAAAAGCCTGGCTGCTACCTATACCGTGAAGGGCAGCAAAGACAGCGAAGTGCTGCAGCAGCTCATCCAGGTAATGCAGGGCACCAAGTCGGAACTCGAAGGCCTTGGCCAGCGCTACAACGCGGCCGGCCAGGCTGGCAAAGCCGATGAGATGAAGGCCATCGAGAAGCAGTACTACGTGATTCAGGGAAGCAACAACGCTAAGATTAAAAGCGTGATTCGGCACAACGCCACGGCCGTGGTGGGCGGCTTTGCGGTGGGCGCATTCCTCAATCCCGACGAGGAGTTCCAGTTTGCCGACTCCATTGCCACCATTCAGCGCAAAGTCAACCCCAATTCGCCCTTCACCAAGGACCTGACGGCTCGTCTCGAACCCATGCGGGCTACGGCCTCGGGCGCCCTGGCGCCGGAAATCAACCTGCCCAAGCCCGATGGCGGCACGCTGGCCCTGAGCAGCCTGCGCGGCAAATACGTGTTGCTCGATTTCTGGGCGAGCTGGTGCGGCCCCTGCCGCCAGGAAAATCCCAATGTGGTGAAAGCTTATAATCAGTTCAAGGACAAAGGCTTTACCATCTATTCCGTGTCGTTGGACCAGGACAAAGGCAAGTGGCAGAAAGCCATCGAGTCCGATGGCCTGACTTGGAACCATGTGTCGGACCTGGCGGGCTGGAACAGCGTGGGCGGCGCGGCCTACGGCGTGAAGTCCATTCCGCAGTCTTTCCTGATTGACCCCCAAGGCAAGATTATCGCTAAGAACCTGCGTGGGGAAGCCCTCGCCGCCAAACTGGCCGAGGTGCTCAACAAGCCAATTGTGAAATAA
- a CDS encoding acyl-CoA thioesterase, with protein MRKQKPVADSFVIMTELVLPNDTNTLNNLMGGRMMHLMDIAAAISAQKHSNRIVVTASVDNVSFRDSIRLGNVVTLQAQVTRAFNSSMEVHIDVWAEDIPSGTKLKTNEAFFTFVAVDQAGRPIDVPEAVPTTQEEIHLYDGALRRRQLRLVLAGRMKPAEAEELKALFALE; from the coding sequence ATGCGCAAGCAAAAACCCGTCGCCGACTCGTTCGTCATCATGACCGAGTTGGTGCTCCCCAACGACACCAACACCCTGAACAACCTGATGGGAGGCCGCATGATGCACCTCATGGACATTGCGGCCGCCATCTCCGCCCAGAAGCATTCCAACCGCATTGTGGTCACGGCGTCGGTCGACAACGTGTCGTTTCGCGACAGCATCCGGCTCGGCAACGTGGTCACGCTGCAAGCCCAGGTCACGCGCGCTTTCAATTCCAGCATGGAAGTCCACATCGATGTCTGGGCCGAAGACATTCCCAGCGGCACCAAGCTCAAGACCAATGAAGCCTTTTTCACCTTCGTGGCCGTGGACCAGGCCGGCCGGCCCATCGACGTGCCCGAAGCCGTGCCCACCACCCAGGAGGAAATCCACCTCTACGACGGTGCCCTGCGGCGGCGCCAGCTCCGCCTCGTGCTCGCCGGCCGCATGAAGCCCGCTGAAGCCGAAGAACTTAAGGCCCTATTTGCACTGGAATAG